The proteins below come from a single Acidobacteriota bacterium genomic window:
- a CDS encoding YajQ family cyclic di-GMP-binding protein yields the protein MAKENSFDIVSKTDYAELTNALNQTEKEISQRFDFKGSKAKVELQAKDLIMTAEDDTRLRNMNDILQSKLVKRGISLKALDYQKAEPAAGGTLRQLVKIQQGIPIEKAKEVVRFIKDEKFKVQASIQGETVRVSGKDRDTLQDVMAKLKGRDFGIDMMFDNYRSN from the coding sequence ATGGCAAAGGAAAATTCATTCGACATCGTTTCTAAAACAGATTACGCAGAGCTGACGAACGCTCTCAACCAGACCGAGAAAGAGATCTCGCAGCGGTTCGATTTCAAGGGCAGCAAGGCGAAGGTGGAGTTACAGGCAAAGGACCTGATCATGACCGCCGAGGACGACACGCGGCTCCGCAACATGAACGACATTCTACAGAGCAAGCTCGTCAAACGCGGCATTTCGCTCAAGGCCCTCGACTATCAAAAAGCCGAGCCGGCGGCCGGCGGAACGCTTCGTCAGCTTGTGAAGATACAGCAGGGAATTCCCATCGAAAAAGCGAAGGAAGTCGTCCGCTTTATCAAAGACGAAAAGTTCAAAGTACAAGCCTCGATCCAGGGCGAAACTGTCCGCGTTTCGGGCAAAGACCGCGATACATTGCAGGATGTCATGGCAAAGCTAAAGGGACGTGACTTTGGGATCGATATGATGTTTGATAACTATCGATCTAATTAG
- a CDS encoding polyprenyl synthetase family protein, which produces MQTFAPKQESTDPAILSKRIFDLIKTEMQLVEAEYERQASSNIQVIDYLGEYLRASGGKRVRPALLILSNYVLDGDATKDNVIRLATVMEMLHTATLVHDDIIDNADLRRNRSSVNARFGNQTAVLMGDWLYMSAFETTVRERSLEIIDILTRLTRKMTEGELIQLTRIGRLDISEAEYFDILERKTAFLFSACCEVGAILAGAGEAEQKALRDYGMHLGVAFQLSDDVLDLTSETETLGKAAGSDLLEGKLTLPLIYLLERLPDLQPKLEKIMFDGEYTAIRREDLRALLRENGIIQVIKERADDYVTRARKSLDVLAESRYRSCLEDVLTFVTGRNS; this is translated from the coding sequence ATGCAGACATTTGCTCCAAAACAAGAGTCAACCGATCCGGCTATACTCTCTAAAAGAATATTTGACCTTATCAAGACTGAGATGCAGCTCGTTGAGGCGGAGTACGAACGACAGGCTTCGTCGAACATCCAGGTCATTGACTATCTCGGCGAATATTTGAGAGCATCCGGGGGCAAACGTGTTCGCCCGGCTCTACTGATCCTGTCTAACTACGTCTTGGACGGTGATGCGACCAAAGACAATGTCATTCGTTTGGCGACCGTGATGGAGATGCTTCACACGGCGACGCTCGTGCATGACGATATAATTGATAACGCCGATCTGCGGCGGAATCGGTCGTCGGTGAATGCTCGGTTTGGGAATCAGACCGCCGTGCTGATGGGCGACTGGCTGTATATGTCGGCGTTTGAGACAACGGTGCGTGAGCGGTCGCTCGAGATCATTGACATTCTGACACGGTTGACGCGGAAGATGACCGAGGGCGAACTGATACAGCTGACTCGGATCGGGCGGTTGGATATTTCGGAAGCTGAGTATTTTGACATTCTGGAACGAAAGACCGCATTCCTGTTTTCGGCTTGCTGCGAGGTCGGGGCGATCCTTGCGGGTGCGGGCGAGGCTGAGCAGAAGGCTCTTCGTGACTACGGAATGCACCTCGGCGTTGCCTTCCAATTGTCTGACGACGTGCTTGATCTGACGTCGGAAACCGAGACTTTGGGAAAAGCCGCGGGTTCGGATCTGCTTGAAGGAAAACTCACGCTTCCGCTCATATATCTACTCGAAAGACTCCCCGACCTTCAGCCAAAACTTGAAAAGATAATGTTCGATGGCGAATATACCGCCATCCGTCGCGAGGACCTTCGGGCATTACTACGGGAAAACGGGATTATTCAAGTGATTAAAGAGCGTGCGGATGATTATGTAACACGCGCAAGAAAAAGTCTTGATGTTTTGGCCGAATCAAGGTATCGTTCTTGTTTAGAAGACGTTTTGACGTTTGTTACCGGTAGAAATAGTTAA